A single genomic interval of Rhododendron vialii isolate Sample 1 chromosome 3a, ASM3025357v1 harbors:
- the LOC131320813 gene encoding 1-acyl-sn-glycerol-3-phosphate acyltransferase 2, which produces MAIAAAVVIVPLGVLFFLSGLVVNFIQAICFVLVRPLSKSLYRRINRVVAELLWLELVWLIDWWAGVQIKLFADTESFRIMGKEHALVISNHKSDIDWLVGWVLAQRFGCLGSSLAVMKKSSKFLPVIGWSMWFSEYLFLERSWAKDETTLKSGLQRLRDYPQPFWLALFVEGTRFTQAKLLAAQEYAASTGLPVPRNVLIPRTKGFVSAVSNMRPFVPAVYDFTVAIPKSSTPPTMLRLFRGQPSVVHVHVKRHLMKELPESDDDVAKWCRDIFAAKDNLLDKHNAEDTFGDQEQDASRRMKSIVVVIAWVCLLVFGALKFLQWTSLLSSWKGIAFSAVVLAIVTVLMQVLIQFSQSERSTPAKVVPAKPKNQGEPSGTPQVKPQ; this is translated from the exons atggcgaTTGCAGCGGCAGTTGTTATAGTCCCTCTAGGCGTGCTCTTCTTCCTCTCGGGTCTCGTCGTCAATTTCATCCAG GCTATTTGCTTTGTCCTTGTTCGGCCATTGTCAAAGAGTTTATACAGAAGGATTAACAGAGTGGTTGCAGAATTGTTGTGGCTGGAGCTCGTATGGCTTATTGACTGGTGGGCAGGGGTTCAG ATTAAACTGTTCGCAGATACAGAAAGTTTTCGAATAATGG GTAAAGAACATGCCCTTGTCATATCTAATCACAAAAGTGACATTGATTGGCTGGTTGGATGGGTTCTGGCTCAG CGATTTGGTTGTCTTGGTAGCTCATTGGCTGTAATGAAGAAGTCATCTAAGTTCCTTCCG GTCATTGGCTGGTCGATGTGGTTTTCCGAGTATCTCTTTCTTGAAAGAAGTTGGGCTAAGGATGAAACCACATTAAAG TCAGGTCTACAACGGCTAAGAGATTACCCTCAGCCATTTTGGTTGGCACTTTTTGTAGAAGGTACTCGCTTTACGCAGGCAAAGCTTTTAGCAGCTCAAGAGTATGCAGCTTCAACTGGGTTGCCTGTACCAAGGAATGTTTTGATTCCTCGCACTAAG GGTTTTGTTTCAGCCGTCAGTAACATGCGCCCATTTGTTCCAGCTGTTTATGATTTTACAGTTGCTATTCCTAAAAGTTCAACTCCACCGACGATGCTTAGACTCTTTAGGGGACAGCCTTCTGTG GTCCATGTGCACGTCAAGAGGCATTTGATGAAGGAATTGCCTGAATCAGACGATGATGTTGCAAAGTGGTGCAGAGATATTTTTGCAGCCAAG GATAATTTATTGGATAAACATAATGCTGAGGACACTTTTGGTGACCAAGAACAGGATGCTAGTCGGCGTATGAAGTCTATTGTG GTGGTTATCGCTTGGGTGTGTCTGCTAGTTTTTGGGGCCTTGAAATTCTTGCAGTGGACTTCACTCCTATCCTCATGGAAGGGTATTGCATTTTCAGCAGTTGTTTTGGCCATCGTTACAGTTCTTATGcaggtcttgatccaattctcTCAGTCAGAGCGCTCAACCCCCGCCAAGGTGGTCCCAGCAAAGCCTAAGAACCAAGGAGAGCCTTCAGGAACGCCACAAGTTAAACCACAGTAG